Part of the Desulfatiglans anilini DSM 4660 genome is shown below.
GGCTCCTTCAGGACGGCGCATCCCATGGCCTCGAGCAGATCCAGAAAGCCGACATCCCCCTGGCAGGTCTCGAAGGGCCGGACGTTGCGGATGGTCACGGACCCCCCGGTGACGGCGGCGGCGGCCCAGAAATAGGAGGCGCTCGACAGGTCCGCCTCGATTCTGAAACGCCGGCCGTGATAACGCCTCTCTTTCGGGACGAGAAAGGACTGCGGGCCGGAAGACTCGACCCGGACGCCGAACGCCTCCATGACGAAGCGGGTCATGTCCACGTAGGGCCGGGACAGAAGCGGCCCGACCGCTTCGATTTCGACGGTGTCGCGGGCATACGGGGCGGCGAGGAGCAGCGAGGAAAGGTACTGGCTGCTTTCGGCGGCGGGGATCTTCACTGTTCCGCCGTCGAGGCCGCGGGCCTCGAGCCGGACGGGGGGGCAGCCGGGCCTCCCGGCGTAAGAGATGGCGGCTCCAAGCGCCCGGAGCGCTTCTACGAGGGGGGCGAGAGGGCGCTCCCGCATGCGCTCGGAGCCGTCGAGGGTGAGACGTCCATGGCCGAGCGCGGCCACGGAAAGCAGCAGGCGCATGGATGTCCCGGAATTGCCGAGGAAGAGGGTCGCCTCCGGTGAGGGAAGCGCGACGCCGCCGTTGATTCCGGCGACGGCCAGGTCGTCCCCGCTGGGTTGAACCGAGGCGCCCATGAATCGGAGGGCGTCGAGGGTGTAGCGGGTATCTTCGGAGAAAAGCGGCGCCTCGATCAGGCTCGGCCCTTCGGCGAGGGCGGCCGTGATCAGGGCCCGATGGGTCATGCTCTTGGAGCCCGGGAGGTCCAGGGCGGCGTTGACGGTCCGCTTGGGTTCGATCGTTTTCATGGGTGCTCCAGGGCCTGCAGGACGGCTGCTTCCATCGCCTCGAGGGGGGGTTCTTTGCCGGTCCACAGCCGGAATTGCGCGGCGCCCTGATGGATGAACATCCGCAGGCCGGGGATGACCGCGGCGCCTTTTCGACGGGCGACTCCGAGCAGACGCGTTTCCCTCGGGTTGTAGATCATATCCATGACCACCGGGGCCTGGATGAGCGCCTCGTCGAGGGGGCAACGGTCCTGGCGGGGGTGCATCCCGACCGGCGTGGCCTGGATCAGGAGGTCCACGGGGAGGCCCCGGAGGCCGTCGATCGGTGCGAAGGACGCGTTCAAGGCGCGCGCCAGTTCTTTACCTCTTTCGGGTGTCCGGTTGGCGATGGTGAGGGAGGCCCCGGCCTCCTTAAAGGCGAAGCCCGCTGCGCGTGCGGCTCCGCCTGCCCCGAGGATGACCACACGGCGTCCGGAGGGTTCCATGACCTCGCGCACGGCGGCCAGGGCTCCGGCCGCATCGGTGTTGTAGCCTGCGAGCCGGCCGCCCCGGTTCACGATGGTGTTCACTGCGCCGATCGCCCGGGCGAGGGGGTCGATGTCGTCGAGGAGGGGCATCACCGCTGTCTTGAAGGGAAGGGTGACGCTGCAGCCGCGGATCCCGAGGGCCCGCATGCCGTTGACGGCGTCCGCCAGGCGATCGGTTTCAAAGGCCATGTAAACGGCATTCTCCCCCGTCGCCTCGAAGGCCCGATTGTGCATGACGGGGCTCAGCGTGTGGCCGAGGGGGTGGCCGATCACGGCGTAAAGGACGGTATGCTGGTCTATTCGCATAGGGCCAGGGTCTCCTGGAGTGCCTTCGTCTCGGCGACGGTCATCTGTCCGTCGGCTGATTCCTCGCCCTTTTCGAACGCGGCGAAGGTCAGAAAGCCGCCCATCGGCACACAGGCGATCCGGCTCAGGCGTCCGACCGGCCCCATGCAGAAGGCGATGATGTCCACCCCGAGGTCGCGCGCTCGAGGGATCAGCCCGAGCACGGTGAGGTTGTCTTCCGGCCGGTTCGCCCGCGTTACGATCTTGATGATGTCGGCGCCGCTGTCCGCCATGTTCCGGAGGCGGCGTGAAAGCTCCGCCGGCTCCGGGGTCCCGTTCGGGTGATGGTGGGAGAGGATGATCCGCCCCGGCCGGCACCGATCGAAGAGTTCTTCCCTGACCTCCAGGGGGAGGCTGTATTCCACATCGATGTAGGATGCCCCTGCTTCGGCTGCGGTGATCAGGACCTCGGATCGCGCGCGGTTGTCCAGCGTGCCGAGCCCCCCCTGCCGGCGCGACCGGTAGGTGGCGATGACCGGCAGAGGGGCTGCAGCCAAAAGCCGCTCCATATCGATCTGTTCCATACCGTCGAGGCGGATTTCGAGGAGATCGGCCTCGTTCGATGCCTGCTGCATTTTGGCGACGGCCTCATCCGTGCCGCGCGCCGTAATGGGTACTCCGATCACTTCCGGCTCCTCCTGGGCGATGTGTCTGCACATCTGGAATCTGGATCTGAAATTCGAGCGATCGGGAAAGCGGTTTCCCGATCAGCGCGCCCCTGCGATCACGCCTTCCGATGACCGCCCTGGCCATCTTGATCCTGCAGGGGCGCATGAGGCCCTTCACGGTGCATCATCCCATCAGGCATAGTGTTCGACGGCTTGGCGGGACAAAACACTCTGGGCATCTCGCTCGGGGTGGACGGCCCCGTCCGCGCTTCAGCGTTCGGTGATGGTTTCTTCGATCCGGTGTCCGAAATGCCGTCCGCCGGTCTCCGTGAAGCCCAACACCTGGTCGCCGGGCTGCAGGTGCACCACCGAAACGGCCCCGCCTTCCGGTGTCACGAGCCGGATCGTCTCAGCGTTCTGCAGGATGATGCCGGCCGTATGCCCATCGGGGTCCTCCGCCTCCACCAGGAGGAGGGGGCGCTTTTCGACCTTGGCCCGCCCCACCACGAGGTTTTCGGTGCGTCCGTCGGCGTGGACTCCCAGCACCTCGTCGCCGGCCTTGAGCTCGGAAAGATAGCGGGTCCGGCCGCCGGGAACCCGGACGTAGGCGTGCACCGCCCCGGCGTTGACGCGAAAGGGGCGCGGCGCCACATAGGGGTTCTCGAGGCTTTCGGCATGCACCAGGAAGAGGGCGCGGTGGCTGTTGCCGACGAGGATCCCGTCGCCGGCCCCCATCATGGAGCACGTGTCGACGCACACCCGGTCCCCCATGCCGAGGTGGCGAACCCCGGTGACGGTGAACCCGGACAGGGGCAAAGTCTGGCTCATCCCCTGGATCTCCTGAATGATGCTCCGCACCTCGGCCGTGTCCCGGCAGGTGATCAGCAGTCCGTCCATCCCTTTTTCGAGGATCCCGGCGGCCAGCCTGGCGCTCTCGATCCCGTCCACCTCGGCGAAGAGATTGGGGGTCCGGGCCACGAGGTTTTCGAGCGGAATGACATGCCAGTCCGATGTCCGCACGATCACGCGTTTTCCAGCCGCCGCGTCCACGATCCGTTCCTGGTCGTCCGCCGAGGTGATCTCCATGGTGACCACGTCTTCGCCCCAGCGGAGGTCCCCGTCCTCCGAGACGGTCTTGATGCGTCCGAGCTCTTTGACCCGGGGGGTGTACTCCTTCGGCACCACCACCGCCGCGGCCCCGCTCTCGAGGGCCGTGGTTACCAGGGTCTTGTCCCAGGGGTCCACCTTGACCCAGATCTCTTTCATCCGCTCTCTCCCTGTTTGGCCTGCGGATCGAAACAACCCCGCAGCATGTCGAATTGCCGGTTGAATGCCACTCTGTCAAGGCCTCGGATTTCTTCCCGCAGCTGCTCCGCCGCCTGGATGTAGGCATCCATGCAGGGCCCCGCATGGGGATTAGCCATCAAGAGTCCCTCGAACAGATCGGAAGGCTGCGCCAGCAGGCCCCTGATACGTCCCACAGCCTGTTGGAAGTTGGGGGTGGCGCAGGCCTCCAGCTCCTCTGCAGCAAACCCGGAGCCGGCGAGGCACCG
Proteins encoded:
- a CDS encoding 3-dehydroquinate synthase II is translated as MKEIWVKVDPWDKTLVTTALESGAAAVVVPKEYTPRVKELGRIKTVSEDGDLRWGEDVVTMEITSADDQERIVDAAAGKRVIVRTSDWHVIPLENLVARTPNLFAEVDGIESARLAAGILEKGMDGLLITCRDTAEVRSIIQEIQGMSQTLPLSGFTVTGVRHLGMGDRVCVDTCSMMGAGDGILVGNSHRALFLVHAESLENPYVAPRPFRVNAGAVHAYVRVPGGRTRYLSELKAGDEVLGVHADGRTENLVVGRAKVEKRPLLLVEAEDPDGHTAGIILQNAETIRLVTPEGGAVSVVHLQPGDQVLGFTETGGRHFGHRIEETITER
- the aroA gene encoding 3-phosphoshikimate 1-carboxyvinyltransferase; translated protein: MKTIEPKRTVNAALDLPGSKSMTHRALITAALAEGPSLIEAPLFSEDTRYTLDALRFMGASVQPSGDDLAVAGINGGVALPSPEATLFLGNSGTSMRLLLSVAALGHGRLTLDGSERMRERPLAPLVEALRALGAAISYAGRPGCPPVRLEARGLDGGTVKIPAAESSQYLSSLLLAAPYARDTVEIEAVGPLLSRPYVDMTRFVMEAFGVRVESSGPQSFLVPKERRYHGRRFRIEADLSSASYFWAAAAVTGGSVTIRNVRPFETCQGDVGFLDLLEAMGCAVLKEPDAVTVQGGPLEGIEADMNGMPDMVPTLAAVAPFAEGRTTIRNVPHLRFKESDRLRSVTRAWRRLGAQVRELPDGLEIDGGKSLTGAVVDPENDHRLAMSLAVIGLRTPGVRILNEDCVQKSFPGFWTLFDAL
- the aroD gene encoding type I 3-dehydroquinate dehydratase, with protein sequence MIGVPITARGTDEAVAKMQQASNEADLLEIRLDGMEQIDMERLLAAAPLPVIATYRSRRQGGLGTLDNRARSEVLITAAEAGASYIDVEYSLPLEVREELFDRCRPGRIILSHHHPNGTPEPAELSRRLRNMADSGADIIKIVTRANRPEDNLTVLGLIPRARDLGVDIIAFCMGPVGRLSRIACVPMGGFLTFAAFEKGEESADGQMTVAETKALQETLALCE
- a CDS encoding shikimate dehydrogenase, translated to MRIDQHTVLYAVIGHPLGHTLSPVMHNRAFEATGENAVYMAFETDRLADAVNGMRALGIRGCSVTLPFKTAVMPLLDDIDPLARAIGAVNTIVNRGGRLAGYNTDAAGALAAVREVMEPSGRRVVILGAGGAARAAGFAFKEAGASLTIANRTPERGKELARALNASFAPIDGLRGLPVDLLIQATPVGMHPRQDRCPLDEALIQAPVVMDMIYNPRETRLLGVARRKGAAVIPGLRMFIHQGAAQFRLWTGKEPPLEAMEAAVLQALEHP